Within the Miscanthus floridulus cultivar M001 chromosome 2, ASM1932011v1, whole genome shotgun sequence genome, the region acccactcgttgtcgaccccatcattcgcaagaagtgcctcactaaGGTACTATTGGATGGAgccagtggcctcaacatcctctacatcgacaccctcgatgccatgtgcatcctCCGATCAAAACTCTAcccagcgggctctcccttccatggtgtgatccCAAAAGCGCAGGCGtacccacttgggcagatcgacctacctgcCACATTTGGCAaccaagccaacttccgctcggaggtcctcaccttcgaagtggtggactttctagggtcctaccatgccatcttagggcgaccatgctacgccaaattcatggtgacccccaactacacctacctcaagctgaagatgccgggaccgaaTGGCGTCATCACCATGGGCAACGCCTTCTTGCATGCCTTCACATGCAATagcgagcattttgagctcaccaccacaatcatcaactcatccgagctcccgcGGCTCGAGGAGTCGTCGACCCCAGTAGTcctggactgcaacaaaccaacctcctcgatggccttctgcccacatgaggaaaccaaggcggtggggatcgaccccactgacccaaccaagatggtacaGAGCAGGACCCAGCTCCCAactaaataggaatgcgagcttgtCGACTTCCTACGCGCCAATTATGATGTCTTCTcatggaagccttctgacatgctgggcataccgtgAGAGGCCTccgagcatgcactacgcctcat harbors:
- the LOC136537212 gene encoding uncharacterized protein; translation: MCILRSKLYPAGSPFHGVIPKAQAYPLGQIDLPATFGNQANFRSEVLTFEVVDFLGSYHAILGRPCYAKFMVTPNYTYLKLKMPGPNGVITMGNAFLHAFTCNSEHFELTTTIINSSELPRLEESSTPVVLDCNKPTSSMAFCPHEETKAVGIDPTDPTKMVQSRTQLPTK